A single window of Cytobacillus dafuensis DNA harbors:
- the aceA gene encoding isocitrate lyase → MSESRVQQLQESWEMDERWKGIERPYSAEEVIQLRGSIDIEYTLARRGAEKLWKLVNEEDFVHALGALTGNQAVQQVKAGLKAIYLSGWQVAADANLSGHMYPDQSLYPANSVPSVVKRINQALQRADQIHHMEGDSSIDWFAPIVADAEAGFGGQLNVFELMKGMIEAGAAGVHFEDQLSSEKKCGHLGGKVLLPTQTAVKNLIAARLAADVMGVPTLVVARTDANAADLITSDVDPYDAPFITGDRTPEGFFRVKAGLDQAIARGLAYAPYADLVWCETAEPNLEEARQFAEAIHEKFPSKLLAYNCSPSFNWKSKLDDETIAKFQIELGKMGYKFQFVTLAGFHALNHSMFELAKGYKDRGMAAYSELQQAEFASEEHGYTATRHQREVGTGYFDQVSMTISGGTSSTTALKGSTEEAQFTVAKQ, encoded by the coding sequence TGTCAGAATCAAGAGTACAGCAACTACAGGAAAGCTGGGAAATGGATGAGCGTTGGAAGGGGATTGAAAGACCTTATTCTGCCGAGGAGGTCATTCAATTAAGAGGCTCCATCGACATTGAATATACACTTGCTCGCAGAGGGGCAGAAAAGCTATGGAAGCTTGTGAATGAAGAGGACTTTGTTCATGCATTAGGTGCATTAACAGGGAATCAGGCAGTCCAGCAAGTAAAAGCAGGTTTGAAAGCGATCTATTTAAGCGGATGGCAAGTAGCGGCAGATGCCAATTTATCAGGGCATATGTACCCGGACCAAAGCTTATATCCAGCAAATAGCGTCCCAAGTGTAGTAAAAAGGATTAACCAAGCTTTACAGCGTGCAGACCAAATTCATCATATGGAAGGCGACTCATCTATTGATTGGTTTGCGCCGATCGTAGCTGATGCAGAAGCAGGTTTCGGTGGACAGCTGAATGTGTTTGAATTAATGAAAGGTATGATAGAGGCAGGAGCAGCAGGGGTTCATTTCGAGGATCAGCTATCATCTGAGAAAAAATGTGGACATCTTGGAGGAAAAGTTTTACTTCCAACGCAAACAGCAGTTAAGAATTTAATTGCGGCTAGATTAGCAGCAGATGTGATGGGAGTACCAACTCTAGTTGTGGCCCGTACAGATGCAAATGCGGCAGATTTAATTACGAGTGATGTTGATCCATATGATGCACCTTTCATTACTGGCGATCGAACACCAGAAGGATTTTTCAGGGTAAAAGCAGGACTTGATCAAGCGATTGCAAGAGGCTTGGCATATGCTCCATATGCAGACCTTGTTTGGTGTGAGACAGCAGAGCCTAATCTTGAGGAAGCAAGACAGTTTGCTGAAGCGATTCATGAAAAGTTCCCTAGTAAGCTATTAGCCTATAACTGCTCTCCATCATTTAACTGGAAGAGCAAGCTGGATGATGAAACAATTGCGAAGTTCCAAATTGAGCTCGGTAAAATGGGCTACAAATTCCAATTCGTTACACTAGCTGGTTTCCATGCCCTTAATCATAGCATGTTCGAATTAGCTAAAGGCTACAAGGATCGTGGCATGGCTGCCTACTCGGAATTACAGCAAGCTGAATTTGCAAGCGAAGAGCATGGTTATACTGCAACTAGACACCAAAGGGAGGTGGGTACAGGCTATTTCGATCAAGTTTCTATGACGATTTCAGGCGGAACATCTTCAACGACTGCCTTAAAAGGTTCAACGGAGGAAGCACAATTTACTGTAGCAAAACAGTAA
- a CDS encoding YueI family protein: MSNNIDDYILQGIHGEKQTKPDERRIFLGTLRERIVIALKQSQIREDGIYPQVEEALNKNQKAHLYLNGNMSYSELSKYTKLASKYNVEFTMVTNNNYNSEIGLALAYDYAIDKEEIYVTKEDPKKEPAKNKKKKGFFSLFSKR, from the coding sequence TTGTCTAATAACATCGATGATTATATCCTTCAAGGAATACACGGTGAGAAACAAACGAAGCCTGATGAACGGAGAATATTCCTAGGTACCCTTAGAGAGAGAATTGTCATTGCTCTCAAACAGTCGCAAATTAGGGAGGATGGCATCTATCCACAAGTTGAAGAGGCCCTTAATAAAAATCAGAAGGCTCACCTTTATTTAAATGGGAATATGAGTTATTCGGAGCTATCGAAATATACGAAATTAGCGTCTAAGTACAACGTGGAATTTACAATGGTCACAAATAATAACTATAATTCAGAGATCGGCTTAGCCCTTGCTTATGACTATGCAATAGATAAAGAAGAAATTTATGTAACAAAGGAAGACCCGAAAAAAGAGCCAGCAAAAAATAAGAAGAAAAAAGGATTTTTTTCGCTTTTTTCAAAGCGTTGA
- the gatC gene encoding Asp-tRNA(Asn)/Glu-tRNA(Gln) amidotransferase subunit GatC produces the protein MSRISTDQVKHVANLARLAITEEEAEMFKKQLDAMISFAEELNEINTDHVEPTSHVLDMKNVMREDKPQEGLPQSEVLKNAPEHQDGQVKVPSIME, from the coding sequence ATGTCTAGAATTTCTACCGATCAGGTAAAGCATGTTGCGAACTTGGCAAGATTGGCTATAACAGAAGAAGAGGCTGAAATGTTTAAGAAACAGCTTGATGCGATGATTTCATTCGCTGAGGAGTTAAATGAAATAAATACCGATCATGTGGAGCCAACTTCCCATGTCTTAGATATGAAGAATGTTATGAGAGAAGACAAGCCTCAAGAAGGATTGCCACAGTCTGAGGTTCTGAAAAATGCACCAGAGCATCAGGACGGACAAGTGAAAGTACCGTCCATTATGGAGTAA